In a genomic window of Arthrobacter woluwensis:
- a CDS encoding histidine phosphatase family protein, producing the protein MPHAIVHLMRHGEVHNPDGVLYGRLPGFHLSERGYRMADRLGEYFGAQREAGAAIVHLVASPLLRAQETAAPTASALGLEIETDERVIEAENHFEGLRVNRKELLNPRHWPHLMNPLRPSWGEPYAAQVSRVMAAVHQARETAVARAGAGAEAVIVSHQLPIWSTRLAAEGRRLAHDPRKRECTLTSVTSLLFDDAGRLVGVTYREPAADLLVGASTTPGA; encoded by the coding sequence ATGCCCCATGCAATCGTTCATCTGATGCGCCACGGCGAGGTCCACAACCCGGACGGCGTCCTCTACGGGCGGCTCCCCGGCTTCCACCTCTCAGAACGTGGTTATCGCATGGCGGACCGTCTCGGCGAGTACTTCGGCGCGCAGCGTGAGGCCGGTGCGGCCATCGTGCACCTGGTGGCGTCACCCCTGCTCCGCGCCCAGGAGACCGCCGCTCCCACCGCCTCCGCGCTGGGACTGGAGATCGAGACCGACGAACGGGTCATCGAGGCGGAGAACCACTTCGAAGGACTGCGGGTCAACCGCAAGGAACTCCTGAACCCGCGGCACTGGCCGCACCTGATGAACCCCCTGCGCCCGTCCTGGGGTGAGCCTTACGCCGCTCAGGTGAGCCGCGTCATGGCGGCCGTGCACCAGGCCCGGGAGACCGCCGTCGCGCGTGCCGGAGCGGGAGCGGAGGCCGTGATCGTCAGTCACCAGCTGCCCATCTGGTCCACGCGCCTGGCCGCCGAGGGCCGCCGTCTGGCCCATGACCCCCGCAAGCGGGAATGCACGCTCACCTCGGTCACCTCCCTCCTGTTCGACGACGCCGGCCGGCTGGTCGGTGTGACGTACCGTGAACCCGCCGCCGACCTCCTGGTGGGCGCCTCGACCACCCCGGGAGCCTGA
- a CDS encoding YceI family protein codes for MSIPTNLTAGTWTLDPSHSEAAWTVRHAGISKVRGTFGDLAATVTVSDSDAVVDATIQSASISTGDANRDGHVKGEDFFDVENHPTLTFKSTSLEGDGEDYKLNGELTIKGVSVPVTFDAEFGGVAVDPFGNTRAGVSAETTISRKEFGLTWNAALEAGGVLVSDKVKINLELSFLAPSAN; via the coding sequence ATGAGCATCCCCACCAACCTCACCGCCGGCACCTGGACCCTGGACCCGTCCCACAGCGAGGCCGCCTGGACCGTCCGCCACGCAGGCATCAGCAAGGTGCGCGGCACCTTCGGCGATCTCGCCGCGACCGTGACCGTCAGCGACAGCGACGCCGTCGTGGACGCCACCATCCAGTCCGCCAGCATCAGCACCGGCGACGCCAACCGTGACGGCCACGTCAAGGGCGAGGACTTCTTCGACGTGGAGAACCACCCGACCCTGACCTTCAAGTCCACCAGCCTGGAAGGCGACGGCGAGGACTACAAGCTGAACGGCGAGCTGACCATCAAGGGCGTCTCCGTCCCCGTGACCTTCGACGCCGAGTTCGGCGGCGTGGCCGTCGACCCCTTCGGCAACACCCGCGCCGGCGTCTCCGCCGAGACCACCATTTCCCGCAAGGAGTTCGGCCTGACCTGGAACGCGGCCCTGGAAGCCGGTGGCGTGCTGGTCTCCGACAAGGTCAAGATCAACCTCGAGCTCTCCTTCCTGGCCCCGTCCGCCAACTGA
- a CDS encoding GntR family transcriptional regulator, whose product MTGSPSSQRIEDALRDAIASGRYAPGTKLPAERDLAAELGVSRMTLRQALETLQFQGVLRRRPGRAGGTFVSGDVPVLELGSLQGLFQQLSRAGAVVESRILLAETFPAPEDVAEALRIPAGDPAHRLRRLRFLDGEPLMLEDSWFPTERLPGFAVESLTGSVYARLEGLGWEPVRKTEDLTPSAATPEERELLSIGARHPVLRIIRTAYRSDGLPVEYAEDIHRSDSLRLRVTTGAT is encoded by the coding sequence GTGACCGGCAGCCCCTCCTCGCAGCGCATTGAAGACGCCCTCCGGGACGCCATCGCCTCCGGCCGGTACGCGCCCGGCACGAAGCTCCCGGCCGAACGTGACCTCGCAGCGGAACTGGGCGTGAGCCGCATGACGCTCCGGCAGGCGCTGGAGACCCTACAGTTCCAGGGGGTGCTCCGCCGCCGTCCGGGACGGGCCGGAGGGACGTTCGTGTCCGGGGACGTCCCCGTGCTGGAACTCGGTTCCCTGCAGGGGCTCTTCCAGCAGCTTTCACGTGCCGGAGCGGTGGTCGAGTCCCGGATCCTGCTCGCCGAAACCTTCCCCGCTCCGGAGGACGTGGCCGAGGCGCTCCGGATCCCCGCGGGAGATCCCGCGCACCGGCTCCGTCGGCTCCGCTTCCTCGACGGGGAACCGCTCATGCTTGAGGACTCGTGGTTCCCGACGGAGAGGCTGCCCGGCTTCGCCGTCGAATCACTGACCGGCTCCGTCTACGCGCGCCTGGAGGGTCTCGGCTGGGAACCCGTCCGGAAGACCGAGGACCTCACCCCTTCCGCGGCCACACCGGAAGAGCGGGAACTCCTCTCGATCGGCGCCCGCCACCCGGTCCTGCGGATCATCAGGACCGCCTATCGTTCGGACGGCCTGCCGGTGGAGTACGCGGAGGACATCCACCGCTCGGACTCCCTGCGCCTGCGGGTCACCACCGGCGCCACCTGA
- a CDS encoding HAD family hydrolase codes for MPQPSSAPDAVRALLDSAEAVLFDFNGTLSLDEDLMARLYADAAREVCGLELTPEEYGERFVGLSDPDICAALASGDERLAARILDHLCGAYLREIRREPRIPAAHVALVRELVAAGTRVAVVTGTLRRLLEPALEDSGLSGLISATVCSDDVERGKPDPEGFLRGAELLGAPAAATVVFEDSLAGVAAARAAGMRCVLVGPLATATPATGAPAEVHPLGELAALAA; via the coding sequence ATGCCTCAGCCCTCCTCCGCCCCCGACGCCGTCCGCGCGCTCCTGGACTCGGCCGAGGCGGTGCTGTTCGATTTCAACGGGACGCTCTCCCTCGACGAGGACCTCATGGCCCGGCTCTACGCGGACGCCGCACGGGAGGTCTGCGGGCTGGAGCTCACTCCGGAGGAATACGGCGAGCGGTTCGTGGGCCTCAGCGATCCGGACATCTGCGCCGCCCTGGCCTCGGGGGATGAGCGCCTCGCAGCCCGCATCCTGGACCATCTCTGTGGGGCGTACCTCCGCGAGATCCGCCGGGAGCCGCGGATCCCCGCCGCGCACGTCGCCCTGGTCCGCGAACTCGTTGCCGCCGGGACGAGGGTCGCCGTCGTGACGGGCACACTGCGCCGCCTGCTGGAGCCTGCGCTGGAGGACAGTGGGCTGTCGGGGCTGATCTCCGCCACGGTCTGCAGTGACGACGTCGAGCGCGGCAAACCGGACCCGGAGGGTTTCCTGCGCGGCGCCGAGCTGCTGGGTGCGCCTGCCGCGGCGACCGTGGTCTTCGAGGACTCACTCGCCGGGGTGGCCGCTGCGCGGGCGGCGGGCATGCGGTGTGTGCTGGTCGGGCCGCTCGCCACTGCGACGCCGGCCACGGGTGCGCCCGCGGAGGTGCACCCGCTCGGGGAGCTCGCGGCGCTGGCGGCCTGA
- a CDS encoding redox-sensing transcriptional repressor Rex: MKKKELSPLPTGGKPPVEVPRTAQDPLSGYPAAGQAVKQIPPAAVARLTLYLRALNSLTGDGVERVSSEALAEASGVSSATLRKDLSYIGSHGTRGVGYEVDYLNRQIAAALGLTLDWKVAIVGAGNLGRALARYGGFQSRGFDIVAIFDADPLIVGQEIGFLRVSDVLGLETGLAQTRANMVVLALPAHVAQEMCDRVVSAGVKSILSFAPITLQVPDGVNLRKVDMATELQILAYHAQRLVD; the protein is encoded by the coding sequence ATGAAGAAAAAAGAACTGAGTCCGCTGCCGACCGGGGGGAAGCCCCCTGTGGAGGTGCCGCGCACCGCGCAGGACCCGCTGAGCGGATATCCGGCTGCCGGGCAGGCGGTCAAGCAGATCCCGCCGGCCGCCGTCGCTCGTCTGACGCTCTACCTGCGCGCCCTCAACTCCCTGACCGGCGACGGCGTGGAGCGGGTCTCCTCGGAGGCGCTGGCGGAAGCGTCCGGGGTCAGCTCGGCGACGCTGCGGAAAGACCTCAGCTACATCGGCTCGCACGGCACGCGCGGCGTCGGCTACGAGGTGGATTACCTGAACCGGCAGATCGCCGCCGCGCTGGGCCTCACGCTGGACTGGAAAGTGGCAATCGTGGGTGCGGGCAACCTGGGCCGCGCGCTCGCCCGGTATGGCGGCTTCCAGTCACGCGGGTTCGACATCGTGGCGATCTTCGACGCCGACCCGCTCATCGTCGGCCAGGAGATCGGCTTCCTGCGGGTCAGCGACGTCCTCGGTCTCGAAACAGGACTGGCGCAGACCCGGGCGAACATGGTGGTGCTCGCACTGCCCGCGCATGTGGCCCAGGAGATGTGTGACCGCGTGGTCTCGGCCGGGGTGAAGAGCATTCTGAGCTTCGCGCCCATCACGCTCCAGGTCCCGGACGGGGTGAATCTGCGCAAGGTGGACATGGCCACCGAGTTGCAGATCCTGGCGTATCACGCTCAGCGTCTGGTGGACTGA
- a CDS encoding glutaredoxin family protein, protein MRVPELLLITKKDCHLCAAARETVSEVAGRLGVPWRESLIDDDAGLRERFADEVPVVMIDGVQRDFWTIDPVRLERKLRAAQQG, encoded by the coding sequence ATGCGGGTCCCTGAACTTCTCCTCATCACCAAGAAGGACTGTCATCTGTGCGCCGCGGCCCGTGAGACCGTGTCCGAGGTGGCCGGCCGCCTGGGCGTCCCCTGGCGCGAATCCCTGATCGACGACGACGCCGGGCTGCGGGAACGGTTCGCCGACGAAGTGCCCGTGGTGATGATCGACGGCGTGCAGCGCGACTTCTGGACGATCGACCCCGTCCGCCTGGAACGGAAGCTGCGCGCTGCGCAGCAGGGCTGA
- a CDS encoding HAD family hydrolase: MASTRTESSSSVPVADLHRHEAAFFDVDNTLIRGASIFHAARKMYERKVFTLRDAASFGWQQLKFIVRGEKLSDVHEIRDRGMKIAAGIRAEDVATLGDEVFEESISSRIWPGTRALAEQHLRVGRRVWLITATPIELAEPIASRLGLTGALGTRVEVVDGVYTGRLVGDILHGEAKADAARALADAEGLDLAECWAYSDSHNDIPLLSMVGHPVAINPDAGLRRHAKAQNWPVYDFRSGRRAATLGLKAATVGGAVYGLWRGLNHARGRR, from the coding sequence ATGGCCTCCACGCGAACTGAATCATCCTCCAGCGTTCCCGTGGCCGATCTGCACCGCCATGAAGCCGCCTTCTTCGACGTGGACAACACGCTGATCCGCGGCGCCAGCATCTTCCACGCCGCCCGCAAGATGTACGAGCGGAAGGTCTTCACCCTCCGCGACGCCGCCTCGTTCGGCTGGCAGCAGCTCAAATTCATCGTCCGGGGCGAGAAGCTCTCCGACGTCCACGAGATCCGCGACCGCGGCATGAAGATCGCCGCCGGGATCCGCGCCGAAGACGTCGCGACCCTCGGGGACGAGGTCTTCGAGGAGAGCATCTCCAGCCGGATCTGGCCCGGCACCCGCGCCCTCGCCGAGCAGCACCTGCGCGTCGGCCGAAGGGTCTGGCTCATCACGGCCACCCCGATCGAACTGGCCGAACCCATCGCGTCACGGCTCGGCCTGACCGGCGCGCTGGGCACGCGGGTCGAAGTGGTCGACGGCGTGTACACCGGACGGCTGGTCGGAGACATCCTGCACGGGGAGGCCAAAGCCGACGCGGCCCGCGCCCTCGCCGACGCCGAAGGGCTGGACCTGGCGGAATGCTGGGCCTACAGCGACTCCCACAACGACATCCCCCTGCTGAGCATGGTGGGCCACCCGGTCGCGATCAACCCCGACGCCGGTCTGCGCCGTCACGCCAAAGCCCAGAACTGGCCGGTCTACGACTTCCGCTCCGGCCGCCGTGCCGCCACCCTGGGCCTGAAGGCGGCCACCGTGGGCGGGGCGGTGTACGGGCTCTGGAGGGGTCTCAACCACGCCCGCGGGCGGAGGTAG
- a CDS encoding 30S ribosomal protein bS22 — protein sequence MGSVIKKRRKRMAKKKHRKLLRKTRHQRRNKK from the coding sequence GTGGGTTCAGTTATCAAGAAGCGTCGCAAGCGCATGGCCAAGAAGAAGCACCGCAAGCTGCTTCGCAAGACTCGCCACCAGCGCCGCAATAAGAAGTAG
- a CDS encoding helix-turn-helix domain-containing protein has product MAHFANTDFLTVAEVADQMRVSKMTVYRLIHSGELPAVRFGRSYRVPEVAVEEYVRAAVTGNRSETA; this is encoded by the coding sequence GTGGCCCACTTTGCGAACACCGACTTCCTCACGGTGGCTGAAGTTGCAGACCAGATGCGTGTGTCCAAAATGACCGTCTATCGCCTGATTCACTCGGGTGAGCTGCCGGCTGTGCGCTTCGGGCGTTCCTACCGTGTGCCGGAAGTGGCTGTCGAGGAGTACGTCCGCGCAGCGGTCACGGGGAATCGCTCCGAAACCGCGTGA
- a CDS encoding sulfate ABC transporter substrate-binding protein, translated as MKTWKSRLAVTATALAAVLGMTACSGGASGASGTQLSIVGFAVPETANKAIAAKFQQTDAGKGVTFSGSYGASGDQSRKVAAGAKADYVHFSLQSDVTRLVKAGLVDEDWNKNATKGIVSDSVVVLVVPKGNPQNIKGWEDLTRPDVKIITPDPKSSGSARWNILGAYGHAVASGKTEAQASDFLKKIFANVTQWAGSGREATEAFDKKVGNVLISYENEAILARQKGKDYDYIVPNDTVLIENPGAILKKADPKAKDWLNFVLSKDGQTEFAKTGFRPVIDGVKTEVKGANDPANPFPTPEHLLTVEKDFGGWTTVDKKFFADGALIDQLRAAAVKK; from the coding sequence ATGAAGACCTGGAAATCCCGTCTGGCCGTCACCGCCACCGCTCTCGCAGCAGTCCTCGGCATGACCGCCTGCAGCGGTGGGGCCTCCGGGGCGAGCGGCACCCAGCTTTCGATCGTCGGCTTCGCCGTGCCGGAAACGGCCAACAAGGCCATCGCCGCCAAGTTCCAGCAGACCGACGCCGGCAAGGGCGTCACCTTCAGCGGTTCCTACGGCGCCTCCGGAGACCAGAGCCGCAAGGTGGCCGCCGGCGCCAAGGCTGACTACGTCCACTTCTCCCTGCAGAGCGACGTCACCCGCCTCGTCAAAGCCGGTCTCGTCGATGAGGACTGGAACAAGAACGCCACGAAGGGCATCGTCTCGGACTCCGTGGTCGTCCTCGTGGTGCCGAAGGGCAACCCCCAGAACATCAAGGGCTGGGAGGATCTGACCCGTCCCGACGTCAAGATCATCACCCCGGACCCCAAGTCCTCCGGCTCCGCCCGCTGGAACATCCTGGGCGCCTACGGCCACGCGGTCGCCTCCGGGAAGACCGAGGCCCAGGCCTCCGACTTCCTGAAGAAGATCTTCGCGAACGTGACCCAGTGGGCCGGCAGCGGCCGCGAGGCCACCGAAGCCTTCGACAAGAAGGTCGGCAACGTTCTCATCTCCTACGAGAACGAGGCGATCCTCGCCCGGCAGAAGGGCAAGGACTACGACTACATCGTGCCGAATGACACCGTGCTGATCGAGAACCCGGGCGCCATCCTGAAGAAGGCCGACCCCAAGGCCAAGGACTGGCTGAACTTCGTGCTCAGCAAGGACGGCCAGACCGAGTTCGCCAAGACCGGCTTTCGCCCCGTGATCGACGGCGTGAAGACCGAGGTCAAGGGCGCCAACGACCCCGCCAACCCGTTCCCGACCCCTGAGCACCTGCTCACGGTGGAGAAGGACTTCGGCGGCTGGACCACCGTGGACAAGAAGTTCTTCGCGGACGGCGCCCTCATCGACCAGCTGCGTGCGGCGGCCGTCAAGAAATGA
- the cysT gene encoding sulfate ABC transporter permease subunit CysT — protein MKPDTLTRPAAAGLGLALLWFSILVLIPLAAIVLSSTAGGWQQFIGTITDPQTFAALRLTVLQALGAALVNVVVGTTIAWVLVRDHFPGKAILEVIIDIPFALPTIVAGLVLLSLYGPESPLGINVVNTQQGIFLALLFVTLPFVVRTVQPVLLELDQDVEEAAASLGAGRFTTFRRVLLPALIPAITAGASLAFARAISEFGALVLISGNTPFETEVASLKILKFIESDNRAAAASVALVLLVVSLAVLVALDILQRKVARRG, from the coding sequence ATGAAGCCTGACACGCTGACCCGCCCCGCCGCCGCGGGCCTCGGACTCGCGCTGCTCTGGTTCAGCATCCTGGTGCTGATCCCGCTCGCCGCGATCGTCCTGAGCTCGACGGCGGGGGGCTGGCAGCAGTTCATCGGCACCATCACGGATCCGCAGACCTTCGCGGCACTGCGGCTGACCGTGCTGCAGGCCCTGGGCGCGGCGCTCGTGAACGTCGTGGTCGGCACGACGATCGCCTGGGTCCTGGTCCGCGACCATTTCCCGGGCAAAGCGATCCTCGAGGTCATCATCGACATCCCGTTCGCGCTGCCGACCATCGTGGCCGGTCTGGTGCTGCTGAGCCTGTACGGGCCGGAGAGCCCGCTCGGTATCAACGTGGTCAACACGCAGCAGGGCATCTTCCTGGCGCTGCTGTTCGTGACCCTCCCCTTCGTGGTCCGGACCGTGCAGCCGGTGCTCCTGGAGCTCGACCAGGACGTCGAAGAGGCGGCCGCGTCCCTCGGCGCCGGCCGCTTCACCACGTTCCGGCGTGTGCTGCTGCCTGCGCTGATCCCTGCGATCACGGCCGGCGCCTCCCTGGCGTTCGCCCGGGCCATCAGCGAGTTCGGGGCCCTGGTCCTGATCTCGGGCAACACCCCGTTCGAGACCGAGGTGGCGTCCCTGAAGATCCTCAAATTCATCGAGAGCGACAACCGGGCCGCGGCCGCCTCCGTGGCGCTGGTCCTCCTGGTGGTCTCCCTGGCCGTCCTGGTCGCCCTCGACATCCTGCAACGGAAGGTGGCGCGTCGTGGCTGA
- a CDS encoding sulfate ABC transporter permease — MAETSLSTGVSAGVSAGATADQAVLASDASRTSAPSAPARRRASRNPGPRRNGGSPVRVLLRVLVIVYLFFLVVWPVSLVVLRTFAPVNDVGGFDAFLTRISDPAFGYAFGLTLTAALWAVGLNALFGLGISLLLVRYSFPGRRLLSALVDLPMSVSPVVVGLALVLAYSSNQGWFGPVLESLNWQIIFSTPGIVLATTFVSLPLVIREIVPVLQEIGTEQELAARSLGAGAVQTFLRITLPAIKWALVYGVVLSLARALGEFGAVKIVSQGASFNGETATLLVANRYGNFDEATAYAAAFLLVLIAITALVVVTILRPSKEHRS; from the coding sequence GTGGCTGAGACCTCCCTGTCCACCGGCGTCTCCGCAGGCGTCTCCGCGGGAGCGACCGCTGACCAGGCCGTGCTCGCGTCCGACGCCTCGCGGACCTCCGCACCCAGCGCCCCCGCCCGCCGTCGGGCGTCCCGGAACCCCGGTCCGCGCCGCAACGGCGGGAGCCCTGTCCGCGTCCTGCTGCGCGTGCTCGTGATCGTCTACCTGTTCTTCCTGGTCGTCTGGCCGGTCTCGCTCGTGGTGCTGCGGACTTTCGCACCGGTGAACGACGTCGGCGGTTTCGACGCCTTCCTGACCCGCATCTCCGATCCCGCCTTCGGGTACGCGTTCGGCCTGACGCTCACCGCAGCCCTCTGGGCCGTGGGGCTCAACGCGTTGTTCGGCCTCGGCATCTCCCTGCTCCTGGTCCGCTACTCGTTCCCCGGACGCCGACTGCTCTCCGCCCTGGTGGACCTGCCCATGTCCGTCTCCCCCGTGGTGGTGGGACTGGCCCTGGTCCTCGCGTACAGCAGCAATCAAGGCTGGTTCGGTCCGGTCCTCGAATCCCTGAACTGGCAGATCATCTTCTCCACACCGGGCATCGTCCTGGCCACCACCTTCGTCTCCCTCCCCCTGGTGATCCGGGAGATCGTTCCGGTCCTTCAGGAGATCGGCACCGAACAGGAGCTCGCGGCCCGCAGCCTGGGCGCCGGGGCGGTGCAGACATTCCTGCGCATCACGCTGCCGGCCATCAAGTGGGCGCTCGTGTACGGCGTCGTGCTGTCACTGGCCCGCGCTCTCGGCGAATTCGGCGCCGTGAAGATCGTGAGCCAGGGGGCGTCCTTCAACGGCGAGACCGCCACCCTTCTGGTGGCCAACCGCTACGGCAACTTCGACGAGGCGACCGCCTACGCCGCCGCGTTCCTCCTGGTCCTGATCGCCATCACCGCGCTGGTGGTCGTGACCATCCTCCGCCCCTCCAAGGAGCACCGCTCATGA
- a CDS encoding sulfate/molybdate ABC transporter ATP-binding protein, translated as MSITVSQVNKNFGDFVALQDINLDIPTGQLTALLGPSGGGKSTLLRIIAGLENADSGSITISGQEATHLPAQKRNVGFVFQHYAAFKHMTVAKNIAFGLEIRKLPKARIKEKVDSLLELVHLTQFANRLPAQLSGGQRQRMALARALAIEPSVLLLDEPFGALDAKVRKELRDWLRRLHDEVHVTTLFVTHDQEEALEVADNIVVINHGRVEQVGTPDELYDEPANDFVLGFLGPVTEFHGRLVRPHDLEIFTSETPGATAGRIVRSTRVGFEVRLEVQLFAAPDGPSVNVVVTRGEARSLGLAVGDTVFLGLQAALV; from the coding sequence ATGAGCATCACGGTTTCTCAGGTCAACAAGAACTTCGGGGACTTCGTCGCCCTGCAGGACATCAACCTGGACATCCCCACCGGTCAGCTGACCGCCCTCCTCGGCCCGTCCGGCGGCGGCAAGTCCACCCTGCTGCGGATCATCGCCGGGCTGGAGAACGCCGACTCGGGGAGCATCACCATCAGCGGTCAGGAGGCCACGCATCTGCCGGCGCAGAAGCGCAATGTGGGCTTCGTGTTCCAGCACTACGCGGCGTTCAAGCACATGACGGTGGCGAAGAACATCGCGTTCGGGCTGGAGATCCGCAAGCTGCCCAAGGCACGCATCAAGGAGAAGGTGGACTCGCTCCTGGAGCTCGTCCACCTGACACAGTTCGCGAACCGGCTCCCGGCACAGCTCTCGGGCGGACAGCGGCAGCGCATGGCGCTGGCCCGCGCGCTGGCGATCGAGCCCAGCGTGCTGCTGCTGGACGAGCCGTTCGGCGCGCTCGACGCGAAGGTCCGCAAGGAGCTCCGGGACTGGCTGCGGCGCCTGCACGACGAGGTCCATGTGACCACCCTCTTCGTCACCCACGACCAGGAGGAGGCCCTCGAAGTGGCGGACAACATCGTGGTCATCAACCACGGCCGCGTGGAGCAGGTCGGCACGCCGGATGAGCTCTACGACGAGCCGGCCAACGACTTCGTCCTCGGGTTCCTGGGCCCCGTGACGGAGTTCCACGGACGGCTGGTCCGGCCGCATGATCTGGAGATCTTCACGTCCGAGACTCCGGGCGCCACGGCCGGCCGGATCGTCCGGAGCACCCGGGTGGGGTTCGAGGTGCGCCTCGAAGTGCAGCTGTTCGCGGCTCCCGACGGCCCCTCGGTGAACGTGGTGGTGACCCGAGGCGAGGCCCGTTCCCTGGGTCTGGCCGTCGGCGACACGGTGTTCCTGGGACTCCAGGCCGCCCTCGTCTGA
- a CDS encoding ArsR/SmtB family transcription factor, with translation MVVDDIFAVIAEPTRREILSALRSGDKAVGELVADLQASQPTVSKHLRVLREAGLVTMRAQGQKRYYSLEREPLRAVQEWLGGLTPPRPVRPQTAPAPGSRVPASSAPALQPAAAAFVQPDADHAELAGLEAGAVANTGQQLGRAASRAATRAAEVFANLPKLGRKK, from the coding sequence ATGGTGGTTGACGACATCTTCGCGGTCATTGCCGAGCCGACGCGGCGGGAGATCCTGTCCGCGCTCCGTTCCGGCGACAAAGCCGTCGGCGAGCTCGTGGCGGATCTCCAGGCGAGCCAGCCCACGGTCTCCAAGCATCTCCGCGTCCTGCGGGAAGCCGGTCTCGTGACCATGCGCGCCCAGGGCCAGAAGCGCTATTACTCCCTCGAGCGGGAACCCCTGCGCGCGGTGCAGGAGTGGCTCGGCGGCCTGACGCCACCGCGACCCGTCCGGCCGCAGACTGCGCCGGCTCCCGGAAGCCGCGTGCCGGCGTCGTCGGCTCCTGCACTGCAGCCCGCTGCAGCGGCGTTCGTCCAGCCGGACGCCGACCATGCCGAACTCGCGGGACTGGAAGCGGGGGCCGTGGCCAACACGGGCCAGCAGCTCGGCCGTGCGGCGAGCCGCGCCGCCACCCGCGCGGCAGAGGTGTTCGCGAACCTCCCCAAGCTGGGCCGCAAGAAGTAG
- a CDS encoding acetoin utilization protein AcuC, translating to MPLTTVVWDPAMTAYDFGPTHPMAPARLELTAQLAQDLGVLYRPQVTVLAPEIASDAELERVHDPAYVEAVRQVSKDPASPLPLLGLGTEDDPAFSGMHEAAARLAGASLLAADRILSGEAVRAVNFGGGMHHAARDRASGFSIYNDAALAITRLLDGGVRRVAYIDVDAHHGDGTQSIFWNDPRVLTISLHESGQTLFPGTGFPGETGGPEAMGSAVNIALPAGTDDAGWLRAFHSVVPAVVREFAPEVIVSQHGADSHRDDPLSNLRVTVDGQREAMNSVASLAQRHCADRWIATGGGGYEVCSVVPRSWTHLVAIASGRSLPVSTPVPERWIERVERDFGVEAPRFMGDGEDIWWRSWETGYDPSNAVDRAIMATRKEVFPLFGLDPWFD from the coding sequence ATGCCGCTGACCACGGTGGTCTGGGACCCGGCCATGACGGCCTATGACTTCGGCCCCACCCACCCCATGGCCCCCGCGCGGCTTGAGCTGACCGCCCAGCTCGCCCAGGACCTCGGGGTGCTGTACCGGCCTCAGGTGACGGTGCTGGCCCCGGAGATCGCCTCGGATGCCGAGCTGGAGCGGGTCCATGACCCCGCGTACGTGGAGGCGGTCCGCCAGGTCTCGAAGGATCCTGCCAGCCCGTTGCCCCTGCTGGGTCTGGGGACCGAGGACGACCCCGCCTTCTCGGGCATGCACGAGGCAGCCGCCCGCCTGGCGGGTGCTTCATTGCTTGCCGCGGACCGCATACTTTCCGGGGAGGCCGTCCGCGCGGTGAATTTCGGCGGAGGCATGCATCATGCGGCCCGGGACCGTGCCAGCGGATTCTCCATCTACAACGACGCGGCCCTCGCGATCACGCGGCTCCTCGACGGGGGAGTGCGGCGCGTGGCCTACATCGACGTCGACGCCCATCACGGAGACGGCACCCAGAGCATCTTCTGGAACGACCCGAGGGTCCTGACCATCTCCCTCCACGAATCCGGCCAGACCCTCTTCCCCGGCACCGGTTTCCCCGGAGAGACGGGCGGCCCGGAGGCGATGGGCAGCGCCGTGAACATCGCCCTGCCGGCCGGAACGGACGACGCCGGCTGGTTGCGCGCGTTCCATTCGGTGGTTCCGGCGGTGGTGCGGGAATTCGCGCCTGAGGTGATCGTGAGCCAGCACGGGGCGGACTCGCACCGGGACGATCCCCTCAGCAATCTCCGCGTCACGGTGGACGGACAGCGCGAGGCCATGAACTCCGTGGCCTCCCTGGCACAGCGTCATTGCGCGGACCGCTGGATCGCCACGGGTGGCGGAGGCTACGAGGTGTGCTCCGTGGTGCCGCGGTCCTGGACCCATCTGGTGGCCATCGCCAGTGGCCGCTCCCTGCCGGTGAGCACCCCCGTGCCGGAACGCTGGATCGAGCGTGTGGAACGGGACTTCGGCGTGGAGGCCCCGCGCTTCATGGGCGACGGCGAGGACATCTGGTGGCGGTCCTGGGAGACCGGGTACGACCCGTCCAACGCCGTGGACCGGGCGATCATGGCCACCCGCAAAGAGGTCTTCCCGCTCTTCGGGCTCGACCCCTGGTTCGACTGA